One window of the Saccopteryx leptura isolate mSacLep1 chromosome 9, mSacLep1_pri_phased_curated, whole genome shotgun sequence genome contains the following:
- the SLC7A10 gene encoding asc-type amino acid transporter 1 isoform X3, protein MASHTQQPSGRGNPGPAPSPSPGPGPGPGASERVTLKKEIGLVSACTIIIGNIIGSGIFISPKGVLEHSGSVGLALFVWVLGGGITALGSLCYAELGVAIPKSGGDYAYVNEIFGGLAGFLLLWSAVLIMYPTSLAVISMTFSNYVLQPVFPNCIPPAAASRVLSMACLMLLTWVNSSSVRWATRIQDIFTGGKLLALSLIIGMGFVQILQGHFEELRPSNAFDFWMTPSVGHLALAFLQGSFAFSGWNFLNYVTEELVDPRKNLPRAIFISIPLVTFVYTFTNIAYFTAMSPQELLASNAVAVTFGEKLLGYFSWVMPVSVALSTFGGINGYLFTSSRLCFSGAREGHLPSLLAMIHVRHCTPIPALLVCCGATAVIMLVGDTYTLINYVSFINYLCYGVTILGLLVLRWRRPALHRPIKVNLLVPATYLVFWAFLLVFSFISEPMVCGVGVIIILTGVPIFFLGVFWRSKPKCVHRLTESMTRWGQELCFVVYPQGAPEEEENGPCQPSPLPTSDKPLKTQ, encoded by the exons GGAACATCATAGGCTCCGGCATCTTCATCTCCCCCAAGGGGGTCCTGGAGCACTCGGGCTCTGTGGGTCTAGCCCTCTTCGTCTGGGTCCTGGGCGGGGGCATCACCGCCCTGGGCTCCCTCTGCTATGCGGAGCTGGGAGTCGCCATCCCTAAGTCTGGCGGGGACTATGCTTACGTCAATGAGATCTTCGGGGGCCTGGCTGG cttcctgctactctggaGCGCAGTCCTCATCATGTACCCCACCAGCCTGGCTGTCATCTCCATGACCTTCTCCAACTACGTGTTGCAGCCCGTGTTCCCCAACTGCATCCCCCCTGCTGCGGCCTCTCGCGTGCTCTCCATGGCCTGCCTGA TGCTTCTCACGTGGGTGAACAGCTCCAGTGTGCGCTGGGCCACTCGCATCCAGGACATCTTCACCGGCGGGAAGCTCCTGGCCCTGTCACTCATCATCGGCATGGGCTTTGTCCAGATCTTGCAAG GACACTTCGAGGAGCTGAGGCCCAGCAATGCCTTTGACTTCTGGATGACACCCTCCGTGGGTCACCTGGCCCTGGCCTTCCTGCAGGGCTCCTTTGCCTTCAGTGGCTGGAATTTCCTCAACTATGTCACCGAGGAGCTAGTTGATCCTCGAAA GAACCTACCTCGAGCCATCTTCATCTCCATCCCGCTGGTGACCTTCGTGTACACCTTCACCAACATCGCCTACTTCACTGCCATGTCCCCCCAGGAGCTGCTGGCCTCTAACGCAGTGGCCGTG ACCTTCGGGGAGAAGCTGCTGGGCTACTTTTCTTGGGTCATGCCTGTCTCCGTGGCACTTTCCACTTTCGGAGGGATCAATGGCTACCTGTTCACCTCCTCCAG GCTGTGCTTCTCTGGAGCCCGAGAAGGGCACCTGCCCAGCCTGCTGGCCATGATCCACGTCAGACACTGTACCCCTATCCCTGCCCTCCTCGTCTGC TGCGGGGCCACGGCGGTTATCATGCTTGTGGGAGACACGTACACGCTCATCAACTATGTGTCCTTCATCAACTACCTCTGCTATGGCGTCACTATCCTGGGCCTGCTCGTGCTGCGCTGGAGGCGGCCTGCGCTCCACAGGCCCATCAAG GTGAACCTCCTTGTCCCTGCCACATACTTGGTCTTCTGGGCATTCCTGCTGGTCTTCAGCTTCATCTCAGAGCCCATGGTGTGTGGGGTCGGCGTCATCATCATCCTCACCGGGGTGCCCATTTTCTTCCTGGGAGTGTTCTGGAGAAGCAAACCAAAGTGTGTGCACAGACTCACGG AGTCAATGACACGCTGGGGGCAGGAGCTGTGTTTCGTGGTCTATCCCCAGGGCGCCCCCGAGGAAGAGGAAAATGGCCCCTGCCAACCCTCTCCGCTGCCCACCTCGGACAAGCCCTTGAAGACACAATGA
- the SLC7A10 gene encoding asc-type amino acid transporter 1 isoform X1 — protein sequence MASHTQQPSGRGNPGPAPSPSPGPGPGPGASERVTLKKEIGLVSACTIIIGNIIGSGIFISPKGVLEHSGSVGLALFVWVLGGGITALGSLCYAELGVAIPKSGGDYAYVNEIFGGLAGFLLLWSAVLIMYPTSLAVISMTFSNYVLQPVFPNCIPPAAASRVLSMACLMLLTWVNSSSVRWATRIQDIFTGGKLLALSLIIGMGFVQILQGHFEELRPSNAFDFWMTPSVGHLALAFLQGSFAFSGWNFLNYVTEELVDPRKNLPRAIFISIPLVTFVYTFTNIAYFTAMSPQELLASNAVAVTFGEKLLGYFSWVMPVSVALSTFGGINGYLFTSSRLCFSGAREGHLPSLLAMIHVRHCTPIPALLVCCGATAVIMLVGDTYTLINYVSFINYLCYGVTILGLLVLRWRRPALHRPIKVNLLVPATYLVFWAFLLVFSFISEPMVCGVGVIIILTGVPIFFLGVFWRSKPKCVHRLTGRPRGRGKWPLPTLSAAHLGQALEDTMRHLWSLKQLSLFTCCLLRRCFAKKKKKKVVFPEEKKKKNPTLRGL from the exons GGAACATCATAGGCTCCGGCATCTTCATCTCCCCCAAGGGGGTCCTGGAGCACTCGGGCTCTGTGGGTCTAGCCCTCTTCGTCTGGGTCCTGGGCGGGGGCATCACCGCCCTGGGCTCCCTCTGCTATGCGGAGCTGGGAGTCGCCATCCCTAAGTCTGGCGGGGACTATGCTTACGTCAATGAGATCTTCGGGGGCCTGGCTGG cttcctgctactctggaGCGCAGTCCTCATCATGTACCCCACCAGCCTGGCTGTCATCTCCATGACCTTCTCCAACTACGTGTTGCAGCCCGTGTTCCCCAACTGCATCCCCCCTGCTGCGGCCTCTCGCGTGCTCTCCATGGCCTGCCTGA TGCTTCTCACGTGGGTGAACAGCTCCAGTGTGCGCTGGGCCACTCGCATCCAGGACATCTTCACCGGCGGGAAGCTCCTGGCCCTGTCACTCATCATCGGCATGGGCTTTGTCCAGATCTTGCAAG GACACTTCGAGGAGCTGAGGCCCAGCAATGCCTTTGACTTCTGGATGACACCCTCCGTGGGTCACCTGGCCCTGGCCTTCCTGCAGGGCTCCTTTGCCTTCAGTGGCTGGAATTTCCTCAACTATGTCACCGAGGAGCTAGTTGATCCTCGAAA GAACCTACCTCGAGCCATCTTCATCTCCATCCCGCTGGTGACCTTCGTGTACACCTTCACCAACATCGCCTACTTCACTGCCATGTCCCCCCAGGAGCTGCTGGCCTCTAACGCAGTGGCCGTG ACCTTCGGGGAGAAGCTGCTGGGCTACTTTTCTTGGGTCATGCCTGTCTCCGTGGCACTTTCCACTTTCGGAGGGATCAATGGCTACCTGTTCACCTCCTCCAG GCTGTGCTTCTCTGGAGCCCGAGAAGGGCACCTGCCCAGCCTGCTGGCCATGATCCACGTCAGACACTGTACCCCTATCCCTGCCCTCCTCGTCTGC TGCGGGGCCACGGCGGTTATCATGCTTGTGGGAGACACGTACACGCTCATCAACTATGTGTCCTTCATCAACTACCTCTGCTATGGCGTCACTATCCTGGGCCTGCTCGTGCTGCGCTGGAGGCGGCCTGCGCTCCACAGGCCCATCAAG GTGAACCTCCTTGTCCCTGCCACATACTTGGTCTTCTGGGCATTCCTGCTGGTCTTCAGCTTCATCTCAGAGCCCATGGTGTGTGGGGTCGGCGTCATCATCATCCTCACCGGGGTGCCCATTTTCTTCCTGGGAGTGTTCTGGAGAAGCAAACCAAAGTGTGTGCACAGACTCACGG GGCGCCCCCGAGGAAGAGGAAAATGGCCCCTGCCAACCCTCTCCGCTGCCCACCTCGGACAAGCCCTTGAAGACACAATGAGACACTTGTGGAGCCTGAAGCAGCTATCTCTGTTTACATGTTGTTTATTGAGGAGgtgttttgcaaaaaaaaaaaaaaaaaaagttgtttttcctgaagaaaaaaagaaaaaaaatccaactctGAGAGGCCTGTGA
- the SLC7A10 gene encoding asc-type amino acid transporter 1 isoform X2 gives MASHTQQPSGRGNPGPAPSPSPGPGPGPGASERVTLKKEIGLVSACTIIIGNIIGSGIFISPKGVLEHSGSVGLALFVWVLGGGITALGSLCYAELGVAIPKSGGDYAYVNEIFGGLAGFLLLWSAVLIMYPTSLAVISMTFSNYVLQPVFPNCIPPAAASRVLSMACLMLLTWVNSSSVRWATRIQDIFTGGKLLALSLIIGMGFVQILQGHFEELRPSNAFDFWMTPSVGHLALAFLQGSFAFSGWNFLNYVTEELVDPRKNLPRAIFISIPLVTFVYTFTNIAYFTAMSPQELLASNAVAVAVLLWSPRRAPAQPAGHDPRQTLYPYPCPPRLLRGHGGYHACGRHVHAHQLCVLHQLPLLWRHYPGPARAALEAACAPQAHQGEPPCPCHILGLLGIPAGLQLHLRAHGVWGRRHHHPHRGAHFLPGSVLEKQTKVCAQTHGVNDTLGAGAVFRGLSPGRPRGRGKWPLPTLSAAHLGQALEDTMRHLWSLKQLSLFTCCLLRRCFAKKKKKKVVFPEEKKKKNPTLRGL, from the exons GGAACATCATAGGCTCCGGCATCTTCATCTCCCCCAAGGGGGTCCTGGAGCACTCGGGCTCTGTGGGTCTAGCCCTCTTCGTCTGGGTCCTGGGCGGGGGCATCACCGCCCTGGGCTCCCTCTGCTATGCGGAGCTGGGAGTCGCCATCCCTAAGTCTGGCGGGGACTATGCTTACGTCAATGAGATCTTCGGGGGCCTGGCTGG cttcctgctactctggaGCGCAGTCCTCATCATGTACCCCACCAGCCTGGCTGTCATCTCCATGACCTTCTCCAACTACGTGTTGCAGCCCGTGTTCCCCAACTGCATCCCCCCTGCTGCGGCCTCTCGCGTGCTCTCCATGGCCTGCCTGA TGCTTCTCACGTGGGTGAACAGCTCCAGTGTGCGCTGGGCCACTCGCATCCAGGACATCTTCACCGGCGGGAAGCTCCTGGCCCTGTCACTCATCATCGGCATGGGCTTTGTCCAGATCTTGCAAG GACACTTCGAGGAGCTGAGGCCCAGCAATGCCTTTGACTTCTGGATGACACCCTCCGTGGGTCACCTGGCCCTGGCCTTCCTGCAGGGCTCCTTTGCCTTCAGTGGCTGGAATTTCCTCAACTATGTCACCGAGGAGCTAGTTGATCCTCGAAA GAACCTACCTCGAGCCATCTTCATCTCCATCCCGCTGGTGACCTTCGTGTACACCTTCACCAACATCGCCTACTTCACTGCCATGTCCCCCCAGGAGCTGCTGGCCTCTAACGCAGTGGCCGTG GCTGTGCTTCTCTGGAGCCCGAGAAGGGCACCTGCCCAGCCTGCTGGCCATGATCCACGTCAGACACTGTACCCCTATCCCTGCCCTCCTCGTCTGC TGCGGGGCCACGGCGGTTATCATGCTTGTGGGAGACACGTACACGCTCATCAACTATGTGTCCTTCATCAACTACCTCTGCTATGGCGTCACTATCCTGGGCCTGCTCGTGCTGCGCTGGAGGCGGCCTGCGCTCCACAGGCCCATCAAG GTGAACCTCCTTGTCCCTGCCACATACTTGGTCTTCTGGGCATTCCTGCTGGTCTTCAGCTTCATCTCAGAGCCCATGGTGTGTGGGGTCGGCGTCATCATCATCCTCACCGGGGTGCCCATTTTCTTCCTGGGAGTGTTCTGGAGAAGCAAACCAAAGTGTGTGCACAGACTCACGG AGTCAATGACACGCTGGGGGCAGGAGCTGTGTTTCGTGGTCTATCCCCAGGGCGCCCCCGAGGAAGAGGAAAATGGCCCCTGCCAACCCTCTCCGCTGCCCACCTCGGACAAGCCCTTGAAGACACAATGAGACACTTGTGGAGCCTGAAGCAGCTATCTCTGTTTACATGTTGTTTATTGAGGAGgtgttttgcaaaaaaaaaaaaaaaaaaagttgtttttcctgaagaaaaaaagaaaaaaaatccaactctGAGAGGCCTGTGA
- the LRP3 gene encoding low-density lipoprotein receptor-related protein 3 isoform X1 gives MEQRVAAGPEGAPGARAQLAVVCLVNIVLTGQLSSAVPDLAACSGKLEQHTERRGVIYSPAWPLNYPPGTNCSWYIQGDRGDMITVSFRNFDVEESHQCSLDWVMLGPAVPPRQEAFRFCGSAIPPAFISARDHVWIFFHSDASSSGQAQGFRLSYIRGKLGQASCQADEFHCDNGKCLPGPWQCNTMDECGDGSDEGNCSLPSFEPPGTLCPGGTFPCSGARSTRCLPVERRCDGTQDCGDGSDESGCPDLTCGRRLGSFYGSFASPDLYGGARGPSDLHCTWLVDTQDPRRVLLQLELRLGYDDYVQVYEGLGEHGDRLLQTLSYRSNHRPVSLEAAQGRLTVSYHARARSAGHGFNATYQVKGYCLPWEQPCGSSSEGDMGDAAEQGCFTEPQRCDGLWHCASGRDEQGCPACPPDQYPCEGGSGQCYTPADRCNNQKSCPDGADEKNCFSCQPGTFHCGTNLCIFETWRCDGQEDCQDGSDEHGCLAAVPRKVITAALIGSLVCGLLLVIALGCAFKLYSLRTQEYRAFETQMTRLEAEFVQREAPPSYGQLIAQGLIPPVEDFPVYSASQASVLQNLRTAMRRQMRRHASRRGPSRRRLGRLWNRLFHRPRAPRGQIPLLTAARTSQTVLGDGLLQPAPGAALDPPAPLMDMGSPGAPADGPPSPPSHAPEVEPSVLPSSGLPDPEHSPMDRDGRACGDTLGDSLAPVDMPRESCLAQDPQHPAPTASITLGPHPPEPLGVCRSPPPPCSPTLEVSDDEALLVC, from the exons CTGCCTGCAGCGGGAAACTGGAGCAGCACACAGAACGGCGTGGTGTCATCTACAGCCCGGCCTGGCCCCTCAACTACCCCCCGGGCACCAACTGCAGCTGGTACATCCAGGGTGACCGTGGGGACATGATCACCGTCAG CTTCCGCAACTTTGACGTGGAGGAGTCCCACCAGTGCTCCCTGGACTGGGTCATGCTGGGCCCAGCGGTCCCGCCCCGCCAGGAGGCCTTTCGGTTCTGCGGCTCAGCCATCCCGCCTGCCTTCATCTCTGCCCGGGACCATGTCTGGATCTTCTTCCACTCTGACGCCTCCAGCTCTGGCCAGGCCCAGGGCTTCCGTCTCTCATACATCCGAG GGAAGCTGGGCCAGGCGTCCTGCCAGGCAGATGAGTTCCACTGTGACAATGGCAAGTGCCTGCCGGGCCCATGGCAGTGCAACACCATGGATGAGTGTGGCGATGGCTCCGATGAGGGCAACTGCTCACTACCTTCCTTTGAGCCACCTGGTACCTTGTGCCCCGGGGGCACCTTCCCCTGCAGCGGGGCCCGCTCCACCCGCTGCCTGCCCGTGGAGCGGCGCTGCGATGGCACGCAGGACTGCGGCGACGGTTCTGATGAGTCTGGCTGCCCTGACCTGACATGTGGTCGGCGGCTGGGCAGCTTCTATGGCTCCTTTGCCTCCCCAGACCTGTATGGTGGAGCCCGAGGGCCCTCGGACCTTCACTGCACGTGGCTAGTGGACACACAAGACCCGCGACGTGTGCTGTTACAGCTGGAGCTGCGGCTGGGCTATGACGACTATGTGCAGGTGTACGAAGGCCTGGGTGAGCACGGGGATCGCCTGCTGCAGACGCTGTCCTACCGGAGCAACCACCGGCCTGTGAGCCTCGAGGCCGCCCAGGGCCGCCTCACTGTGTCCTACCATGCCCGTGCCCGCAGCGCCGGCCATGGCTTCAATGCCACCTACCAGGTGAAGGGATACTGCCTCCCGTGGGAGCAGCCGTGTGGGAGCAGCAGTGAGGGCGACATGGGGGACGCGGCAGAGCAGGGCTGCTTCACGGAGCCACAGCGCTGCGATGGCTTGTGGCACTGCGCCAGTGGCCGAGACGAACAGGGCTGCCCCGCCTGCCCGCCCGATCAGTACCCCTGCGAGGGTGGCAGCGGCCAGTGCTACACGCCTGCCGATCGCTGCAACAACCAGAAGAGCTGCCCAGATGGTGCCGACGAGAAGAACTGTTTCTCCTGCCAGCCCGGCACTTTCCACTGCGGCACCAACCTGTGCATCTTTGAGACGTGGCGCTGCGACGGCCAGGAGGACTGCCAGGACGGCAGCGATGAGCACGGCTGCCTGGCGGCTGTGCCCCGAAAGGTCATCACTGCCGCCCTCATCGGCAGCCTGGTCTGTGGCCTGCTGCTCGTCATCGCCTTGGGCTGCGCCTTCAAGCTCTACTCCCTGCGCACACAGGAGTACAG GGCCTTCGAAACCCAGATGACACGCCTAGAGGCTGAGTTTGTGCAGCGGGAGGCACCCCCGTCCTACGGGCAGCTCATTGCACAGGGCCTCATTCCACCTGTGGAGGACTTTCCTGTCTACAGTGCATCCCAG GCCTCCGTGCTCCAGAACCTTCGCACGGCCATGCGGCGACAGATGCGCCGGCACGCCTCCCGCCGAGGACCCTCTCGCCGCCGGCTGGGTCGCCTGTGGAACCGGCTCTTTCATCGGCCTCGGGCGCCGCGCGGACAGATCCCACTGCTGACTGCGGCGCGTACCTCACAGACAGTGTTGGGTGACGGGCTCCTCCAGCCTGCACCAGGGGCCGCCCTGGACCCCCCAGCACCCCTTATGGACATGGGCAGCCCGGGGGCACCTGCAGATggaccccccagcccccccagccaTGCCCCGGAGGTGGAACCTTCTGTGCTGCCCTCTTCAGGCCTGCCGGACCCAGAGCACAGTCCAATGGACAGGGACGGAAGGGCCTGCGGAGACACTCTGGGGGACAGCCTAGCCCCTGTGGACATGCCTCGGGAGTCCTGCTTGGCCCAGGACCCCCAACACCCAGCCCCCACTGCCAGCATCACCCTAGGCCCCCACCCACCAGAGCCACTGGGTGTCTGCCGAAGCCCTCCACCCCCCTGCTCCCCAACGTTGGAAGTCAGTGACGACGAGGCCCTGCTGGTCTGCTGA
- the LRP3 gene encoding low-density lipoprotein receptor-related protein 3 isoform X2, translated as MEQRVAAGPEGAPGARAQLAVVCLVNIVLTGQLSSAVPDLAACSGKLEQHTERRGVIYSPAWPLNYPPGTNCSWYIQGDRGDMITVSFRNFDVEESHQCSLDWVMLGPAVPPRQEAFRFCGSAIPPAFISARDHVWIFFHSDASSSGQAQGFRLSYIRGKLGQASCQADEFHCDNGKCLPGPWQCNTMDECGDGSDEGNCSLPSFEPPGTLCPGGTFPCSGARSTRCLPVERRCDGTQDCGDGSDESGCPDLTCGRRLGSFYGSFASPDLYGGARGPSDLHCTWLVDTQDPRRVLLQLELRLGYDDYVQVYEGLGEHGDRLLQTLSYRSNHRPVSLEAAQGRLTVSYHARARSAGHGFNATYQVKGYCLPWEQPCGSSSEGDMGDAAEQGCFTEPQRCDGLWHCASGRDEQGCPACPPDQYPCEGGSGQCYTPADRCNNQKSCPDGADEKNCFSCQPGTFHCGTNLCIFETWRCDGQEDCQDGSDEHGCLAAVPRKVITAALIGSLVCGLLLVIALGCAFKLYSLRTQEYRAFETQMTRLEAEFVQREAPPSYGQLIAQGLIPPVEDFPVYSASQPPPHPPGLRAPEPSHGHAATDAPARLPPRTLSPPAGSPVEPALSSASGAARTDPTADCGAYLTDSVG; from the exons CTGCCTGCAGCGGGAAACTGGAGCAGCACACAGAACGGCGTGGTGTCATCTACAGCCCGGCCTGGCCCCTCAACTACCCCCCGGGCACCAACTGCAGCTGGTACATCCAGGGTGACCGTGGGGACATGATCACCGTCAG CTTCCGCAACTTTGACGTGGAGGAGTCCCACCAGTGCTCCCTGGACTGGGTCATGCTGGGCCCAGCGGTCCCGCCCCGCCAGGAGGCCTTTCGGTTCTGCGGCTCAGCCATCCCGCCTGCCTTCATCTCTGCCCGGGACCATGTCTGGATCTTCTTCCACTCTGACGCCTCCAGCTCTGGCCAGGCCCAGGGCTTCCGTCTCTCATACATCCGAG GGAAGCTGGGCCAGGCGTCCTGCCAGGCAGATGAGTTCCACTGTGACAATGGCAAGTGCCTGCCGGGCCCATGGCAGTGCAACACCATGGATGAGTGTGGCGATGGCTCCGATGAGGGCAACTGCTCACTACCTTCCTTTGAGCCACCTGGTACCTTGTGCCCCGGGGGCACCTTCCCCTGCAGCGGGGCCCGCTCCACCCGCTGCCTGCCCGTGGAGCGGCGCTGCGATGGCACGCAGGACTGCGGCGACGGTTCTGATGAGTCTGGCTGCCCTGACCTGACATGTGGTCGGCGGCTGGGCAGCTTCTATGGCTCCTTTGCCTCCCCAGACCTGTATGGTGGAGCCCGAGGGCCCTCGGACCTTCACTGCACGTGGCTAGTGGACACACAAGACCCGCGACGTGTGCTGTTACAGCTGGAGCTGCGGCTGGGCTATGACGACTATGTGCAGGTGTACGAAGGCCTGGGTGAGCACGGGGATCGCCTGCTGCAGACGCTGTCCTACCGGAGCAACCACCGGCCTGTGAGCCTCGAGGCCGCCCAGGGCCGCCTCACTGTGTCCTACCATGCCCGTGCCCGCAGCGCCGGCCATGGCTTCAATGCCACCTACCAGGTGAAGGGATACTGCCTCCCGTGGGAGCAGCCGTGTGGGAGCAGCAGTGAGGGCGACATGGGGGACGCGGCAGAGCAGGGCTGCTTCACGGAGCCACAGCGCTGCGATGGCTTGTGGCACTGCGCCAGTGGCCGAGACGAACAGGGCTGCCCCGCCTGCCCGCCCGATCAGTACCCCTGCGAGGGTGGCAGCGGCCAGTGCTACACGCCTGCCGATCGCTGCAACAACCAGAAGAGCTGCCCAGATGGTGCCGACGAGAAGAACTGTTTCTCCTGCCAGCCCGGCACTTTCCACTGCGGCACCAACCTGTGCATCTTTGAGACGTGGCGCTGCGACGGCCAGGAGGACTGCCAGGACGGCAGCGATGAGCACGGCTGCCTGGCGGCTGTGCCCCGAAAGGTCATCACTGCCGCCCTCATCGGCAGCCTGGTCTGTGGCCTGCTGCTCGTCATCGCCTTGGGCTGCGCCTTCAAGCTCTACTCCCTGCGCACACAGGAGTACAG GGCCTTCGAAACCCAGATGACACGCCTAGAGGCTGAGTTTGTGCAGCGGGAGGCACCCCCGTCCTACGGGCAGCTCATTGCACAGGGCCTCATTCCACCTGTGGAGGACTTTCCTGTCTACAGTGCATCCCAG CCGCCGCCCCACCCTCCAGGCCTCCGTGCTCCAGAACCTTCGCACGGCCATGCGGCGACAGATGCGCCGGCACGCCTCCCGCCGAGGACCCTCTCGCCGCCGGCTGGGTCGCCTGTGGAACCGGCTCTTTCATCGGCCTCGGGCGCCGCGCGGACAGATCCCACTGCTGACTGCGGCGCGTACCTCACAGACAGTGTTGGGTGA